In Anaerolineae bacterium, the following are encoded in one genomic region:
- the treS gene encoding maltose alpha-D-glucosyltransferase: protein MAWYTNAVFYELYPRAFADGNGDGWGDFAGILERLDYLEWLGVDCIWITPIYPSPLKDDGYDISSYYGIHPNYGTIEEFRLVVDEVHRRGMHLIPDLVMNHTSDQHPWFRIARQSRQSRLRDYYVWSDTPARYADARIIFLDTETSNWALDPVSQQYYWHRFYSSQPDLNYDSPAVQQAMLDVIKYWLDLGVDGFRVDAVPYLFEREGTNCENLPETHEYCKRIRRFMDDHYPGTILLAEANQWPRDTLPYFGNGDEFHMNFHFPLMPRLYMALARQDRTAIVNILAETPEIPPGCQWGTFLRNHDELTLEMVTPEEREFLWNTYAPEPRMRLNLGIRRRLAPLMNNDRRKILLMYSMLFTLPGTPVLYYGDQIGMGDNIHLPDRNGVRTPMQWDSGPNAGFSSAPSHQLYAPVIDDDVYGYRRVNVAAQKADPDSLLNRIRHMIHVRKQQPALAEGKLQWVENAPLSTLVFWRTSPDQNLLILHNLADTTARLSLPSTMPALATDILTGEQIATDEPLSLSPYAFRWLAPAPGA from the coding sequence ATGGCCTGGTACACCAACGCAGTCTTTTATGAGCTTTATCCCCGCGCTTTCGCCGATGGCAACGGCGACGGTTGGGGCGATTTCGCCGGGATTCTGGAACGGCTGGACTATCTGGAATGGCTGGGCGTGGATTGCATCTGGATCACGCCGATCTATCCCTCACCGCTCAAGGATGACGGCTATGACATTTCCAGTTACTACGGTATCCACCCTAACTATGGGACAATCGAGGAGTTCCGCCTGGTTGTCGATGAAGTGCACCGACGCGGGATGCACCTCATCCCCGATCTGGTGATGAATCATACGTCGGATCAACATCCCTGGTTCCGGATCGCCCGCCAGTCGCGCCAGTCACGCTTGCGCGATTACTACGTCTGGAGCGATACACCTGCTCGCTACGCCGACGCCCGCATCATTTTCCTGGATACTGAAACCTCCAACTGGGCGCTCGATCCTGTTAGCCAGCAATACTACTGGCACCGCTTCTATAGCAGCCAGCCTGACCTGAACTATGACAGCCCGGCAGTGCAGCAGGCGATGCTGGATGTCATCAAGTACTGGCTTGATCTGGGGGTCGATGGCTTCCGCGTGGATGCCGTACCGTATCTGTTTGAGCGGGAGGGCACCAACTGCGAGAACTTACCCGAAACGCATGAGTACTGCAAGCGCATCCGGCGCTTCATGGACGATCACTATCCAGGTACAATTCTACTCGCTGAAGCCAACCAGTGGCCGCGTGACACCCTACCCTATTTTGGCAATGGCGACGAATTCCACATGAATTTCCACTTCCCTCTCATGCCCCGCCTGTATATGGCGCTGGCCCGCCAGGACCGCACAGCAATCGTGAACATCCTCGCCGAAACCCCGGAAATCCCCCCTGGCTGCCAGTGGGGAACCTTCCTGCGCAACCACGATGAGCTAACCTTGGAGATGGTCACCCCGGAAGAGCGTGAATTCTTGTGGAACACCTACGCTCCGGAACCGCGTATGCGCCTCAACCTGGGCATCCGCCGCCGGTTGGCGCCGTTGATGAACAATGATCGCCGCAAAATCCTGCTCATGTATTCGATGCTGTTCACACTACCCGGCACGCCAGTGCTGTACTACGGTGACCAGATCGGGATGGGTGATAACATCCATCTGCCCGATCGCAACGGAGTCCGCACTCCCATGCAATGGGACTCTGGACCCAATGCCGGGTTCTCCAGTGCACCCTCGCACCAGCTCTATGCGCCGGTAATCGATGATGACGTCTATGGCTACCGCCGCGTCAACGTTGCCGCCCAGAAGGCAGACCCAGACTCGCTCCTCAACCGTATCCGCCACATGATTCACGTTCGCAAACAACAGCCTGCCCTGGCCGAAGGGAAGCTCCAGTGGGTTGAGAACGCCCCTCTGTCGACTCTGGTCTTCTGGCGCACCAGCCCTGATCAGAATCTGCTGATCCTGCACAATTTAGCAGATACAACCGCTAGGCTATCCCTCCCCTCCACAATGCCTGCCCTGGCCACGGACATCCTGACCGGGGAACAGATCGCGACAGACGAACCACTGAGCCTTTCCCCATACGCGTTTCGCTGGCTGGCGCCCGCCCCTGGCGCATAG
- a CDS encoding carbohydrate ABC transporter permease, producing MTAKALRHLLGRAGFWLLVIVIAAYTLFPFYWALNSSFKSEQEIMEPASYLPRNPTLVNYQGVFQNDEFIRALGNSAVVSATTVLLALVVGSFAAYALGRLRFRGRTAMLYAVLSMTMFPQISVLSGLFSIVRDLGVFGSQLSLIISYPIFTLPFTVWVLTSFFRGLPKEIEQAALVDGATTFQTFRMILLPLTAPALVTTGLLAFIAAWNEYLFALTFTMTNPSARTVPVAIALFSGRIAREEPIAEVMAAAMVVTLPLLALVLIFQNRIVAGLTAGAVKG from the coding sequence ATGACAGCCAAAGCGTTACGCCACCTGTTGGGGCGTGCAGGATTCTGGTTGCTGGTGATCGTCATTGCCGCCTACACGCTGTTCCCTTTCTACTGGGCGCTCAACTCGTCGTTCAAGAGCGAACAGGAGATTATGGAGCCAGCTTCGTACCTGCCGCGTAACCCGACACTGGTCAATTATCAGGGCGTTTTCCAGAATGATGAGTTCATCCGCGCTCTGGGTAACTCCGCCGTCGTCTCAGCGACGACGGTTCTCCTGGCCTTGGTAGTCGGCTCGTTTGCGGCCTACGCACTGGGTCGCCTGCGGTTTCGCGGGCGCACCGCCATGCTGTACGCGGTGCTCTCCATGACTATGTTCCCGCAGATTTCTGTCCTTTCGGGACTGTTTAGCATCGTCAGAGACCTGGGTGTCTTCGGATCGCAACTGTCCCTGATCATCTCGTACCCGATCTTCACCCTGCCCTTCACCGTCTGGGTGCTCACCAGCTTCTTCCGGGGCCTGCCAAAGGAGATCGAACAGGCGGCGCTGGTTGACGGGGCAACCACCTTTCAGACTTTCCGCATGATCCTCCTCCCGCTGACCGCTCCTGCCCTGGTGACAACCGGCCTGCTGGCCTTCATTGCCGCCTGGAATGAATACCTGTTCGCGCTGACCTTCACCATGACTAACCCGAGCGCGCGCACTGTCCCGGTTGCCATAGCGCTGTTCTCTGGCCGGATCGCCCGCGAAGAGCCGATCGCCGAGGTCATGGCGGCGGCCATGGTGGTCACACTGCCGCTGCTAGCCCTGGTGTTGATCTTCCAGAACCGCATTGTCGCCGGCCTGACCGCTGGCGCGGTCAAAGGGTAG
- a CDS encoding sugar ABC transporter permease — MAWNLLIPTLVVLIVVAARPLEETFITSLTDKRFAGTQTVNFVGLNNYARLLSFRLDIVPCRLNEETNTCAIDTTGAVRWEMIDRELLRQGFRPVSTIDLGGGRGLTVSAIDASFISSAGNTLFFTVVSVLLELILGLFVAMVVNSKFRGRGLMRAAMLVPWAIPTVISARLWEIMLRDNQSGILNKMLVDLGIFSQSQAWLANPDIQLWSLILVDVWKTTPFMALLLLAGLQTIPEDLYEAASVDGANRVRQFFAVTIPLLRPTIAVALVFRTLDALRVFDVFNVLLGRRKLSMATYNFETLVQNQDGGYASAIGVIIFILIFIFAVIYVRTLGVETE; from the coding sequence ATGGCCTGGAACCTGCTGATCCCCACGCTGGTCGTCCTGATCGTGGTTGCCGCTCGCCCTCTGGAAGAAACGTTTATCACCAGCCTGACCGACAAACGCTTCGCCGGCACTCAAACGGTCAACTTCGTCGGCCTGAACAATTACGCCAGGCTGCTCAGCTTCCGGCTGGATATCGTACCCTGCCGCCTGAATGAAGAGACCAATACCTGTGCCATAGACACAACTGGCGCAGTGCGCTGGGAGATGATCGATCGGGAATTGTTGCGGCAGGGCTTCCGTCCCGTGTCAACCATTGACCTTGGCGGCGGGCGCGGTCTGACCGTAAGCGCTATAGACGCCAGCTTTATTTCCAGCGCGGGCAACACGCTGTTCTTCACCGTTGTGTCCGTCTTGCTGGAGCTGATACTGGGTCTGTTTGTGGCAATGGTGGTCAATTCCAAGTTCCGTGGCCGCGGTCTGATGCGCGCCGCCATGCTGGTGCCCTGGGCCATCCCCACCGTGATCTCGGCCCGCCTCTGGGAGATCATGTTGCGTGATAACCAGTCCGGCATCCTGAACAAGATGCTGGTTGACCTCGGTATCTTCTCCCAATCGCAGGCCTGGCTGGCTAACCCCGATATTCAGCTCTGGTCGCTCATCCTGGTGGATGTCTGGAAGACCACCCCCTTCATGGCCCTGTTGCTGCTGGCCGGTCTGCAGACCATTCCGGAAGACCTGTACGAAGCCGCCTCCGTGGACGGAGCTAACCGCGTCCGGCAGTTCTTCGCGGTCACCATCCCCTTGCTGCGACCGACCATCGCCGTAGCGCTGGTCTTCCGCACACTGGACGCCCTGCGTGTCTTCGATGTCTTCAACGTCCTGCTGGGGCGGCGCAAGCTCTCCATGGCCACTTACAACTTTGAAACCCTTGTCCAGAATCAGGATGGCGGCTACGCCTCTGCGATCGGGGTAATCATCTTCATCCTGATCTTCATCTTCGCCGTCATCTATGTACGCACACTGGGGGTGGAGACAGAATGA
- a CDS encoding ABC transporter substrate-binding protein: MRKLTALLLVVMLVMAAFPVAVTAQEPEIKCFTDEEATVVVAAGAVGQELELTRAGAERFMEACPNITVTVLETPDMVQDRLGFYLQLFEAQSGDVDVFQIDVIWPGDLAEHLIDLTPYLTEEEIAAHFPAIIQNNTVNGALVGIPWFTDAGLLYYRTDLLEKYGFDAPPATWDELTEMAQVIQDGERAAGNAEFWGFVWQGNAYEGLTCDALEWQYSESDTQIVNPETGEIEVNNEATIAAFERAASWVGTISPDGVTSYAEEDARAVWQAGNAAFMRNWPYAYSLGNADDSPIKGLFDVAPLPFGASGHGAATLGGWQLAVSKYSKNPDAAAAVAVYLASAAEQKIRAVQGSFNPTIMSLYEDEEVLAAAPFFGSLYDVFINAVARPSTLSAPNYNAVSTAYFTAVHSILTGEQDAAVALELLELDLADLLGK, from the coding sequence ATGCGCAAACTAACCGCCCTTCTCCTGGTAGTGATGCTGGTCATGGCTGCCTTTCCCGTCGCTGTGACCGCCCAGGAACCTGAGATCAAGTGCTTTACCGACGAAGAAGCAACTGTCGTGGTAGCTGCTGGCGCCGTGGGCCAGGAACTTGAACTGACCCGCGCCGGCGCCGAGCGCTTCATGGAAGCCTGCCCCAACATCACCGTGACTGTTCTGGAAACGCCCGACATGGTACAGGATCGTCTGGGCTTCTACCTGCAGCTCTTTGAGGCCCAGAGTGGCGATGTCGACGTTTTCCAGATCGACGTGATCTGGCCCGGTGACCTGGCTGAGCACCTGATCGACCTCACCCCCTATCTGACCGAGGAGGAGATCGCCGCTCACTTCCCGGCCATCATCCAGAACAACACGGTGAATGGCGCGCTGGTCGGCATTCCGTGGTTCACTGATGCCGGTCTGCTCTACTATCGCACCGACCTTCTGGAGAAGTATGGCTTTGACGCCCCACCCGCGACCTGGGACGAACTGACCGAAATGGCTCAGGTCATCCAGGACGGCGAACGTGCCGCGGGCAATGCTGAATTCTGGGGCTTTGTATGGCAGGGCAATGCCTACGAAGGCCTGACCTGCGACGCACTGGAGTGGCAGTACAGCGAGAGCGACACCCAGATCGTCAACCCCGAAACTGGCGAGATCGAGGTCAACAATGAGGCGACCATCGCCGCCTTCGAGCGCGCCGCCAGCTGGGTGGGCACCATCAGTCCTGATGGTGTGACAAGCTACGCTGAAGAAGATGCTCGCGCGGTCTGGCAGGCTGGTAATGCTGCCTTCATGCGCAACTGGCCGTATGCCTACAGCCTCGGTAACGCCGACGACAGCCCGATCAAGGGCCTGTTCGATGTCGCTCCGCTGCCCTTCGGCGCCAGCGGGCACGGCGCGGCCACCCTGGGCGGCTGGCAGCTGGCTGTCTCCAAGTACTCCAAGAATCCAGATGCTGCCGCGGCTGTGGCTGTCTACCTGGCCAGCGCTGCGGAACAGAAGATCCGTGCAGTACAGGGGTCGTTCAACCCGACGATCATGTCACTCTACGAGGATGAGGAAGTCCTGGCCGCCGCACCGTTCTTCGGCAGCCTGTATGACGTCTTCATCAACGCCGTAGCCCGTCCGTCGACCCTGTCCGCTCCGAATTACAACGCCGTCTCGACCGCCTACTTCACCGCCGTGCACAGCATCCTGACCGGCGAACAGGACGCCGCGGTCGCCCTGGAACTGCTCGAACTGGATCTGGCGGATCTCCTTGGCAAATAA
- a CDS encoding LacI family DNA-binding transcriptional regulator, producing MSGKRVTMQQVADEAGVSRTTVSFVLNNTPNVNISAATRARVWQAVANLNYARTFAARSLATGRSQTIAFILRQMPDELLVNAFLGGLLSGVTQAISADNYRLLFETAGHDASAGTYTELVRTQRVDGLIISGPVVDDTELRGLHRENVPIVVNGKPDFEELYSVDVDNVASARTAVQHLIDLGHRRIAHITNGPLNYTASSDRLEGYRQGLLNAGLPCEDRYVQVNPTFTDQGGYEAMRRLLDLPERPTAVFAASDVVAFGAIRAIQEAGLRIPTDISIVGFDDIPLASYLAPGLTTIHIPVIQLGVRAGEMLMQLIQGDTPVPRRVLLETRLVIRHSTAPLQES from the coding sequence ATGTCCGGTAAACGGGTAACCATGCAGCAGGTGGCCGATGAAGCGGGCGTGTCACGGACGACGGTTTCTTTCGTCCTCAACAACACGCCCAATGTGAACATTTCCGCCGCAACACGCGCCCGCGTCTGGCAGGCCGTCGCTAACCTCAATTATGCCCGTACCTTTGCTGCTCGTTCACTGGCTACCGGACGATCGCAGACGATAGCGTTTATCTTGCGTCAGATGCCCGACGAACTGCTGGTGAACGCGTTCCTGGGCGGTTTGCTGAGCGGCGTGACTCAGGCCATCAGCGCTGATAACTACCGCCTGTTGTTTGAGACCGCCGGGCATGATGCTTCTGCTGGCACGTATACGGAACTGGTGCGCACCCAGCGCGTCGATGGCCTCATCATCTCCGGGCCGGTGGTGGATGATACCGAACTGCGGGGCCTGCACCGCGAGAACGTGCCGATCGTCGTCAACGGCAAGCCAGATTTTGAGGAACTCTATAGCGTTGATGTTGACAACGTCGCCAGCGCCCGAACTGCCGTACAGCACCTGATTGATCTCGGCCACCGCCGCATTGCCCACATCACCAACGGCCCGCTCAATTACACCGCCAGCAGCGATCGCTTGGAAGGATACCGGCAGGGGCTGCTCAACGCAGGGCTACCCTGCGAAGATCGCTATGTTCAGGTCAATCCGACCTTCACCGACCAGGGCGGTTACGAGGCGATGCGCCGCCTCCTTGACCTGCCGGAGCGGCCAACCGCCGTATTCGCTGCCAGCGATGTTGTCGCTTTCGGGGCCATCAGAGCTATTCAGGAAGCAGGCTTGCGCATCCCAACCGATATCTCCATCGTGGGTTTCGATGACATCCCGCTGGCCAGTTACCTGGCGCCTGGTCTGACGACGATTCACATCCCGGTTATCCAGCTCGGTGTGCGCGCCGGCGAGATGCTGATGCAGCTGATCCAGGGTGACACCCCTGTGCCGCGTCGTGTTCTGCTGGAAACCCGTCTCGTTATCCGCCACTCGACGGCGCCTTTACAGGAATCGTGA
- a CDS encoding dihydroorotate dehydrogenase-like protein: MADLKTTYMGIPLRSPVMVAASSVSSYVDRVQMAESAGAGGLVIRSLFEEQISLDQWRMEEALAIGAESFAEAVSYFPKVEHGGIKEHLMWVEKTRKAVTMPIFASLNAVSPGAWTTYARQLADTGVNGLEINVYAVPADPNQPGSVIEQQLYDVIEAIRKEVSLPIAVKLSPFYTAPANVVKELEKRGVNAIVIFNRFLQPDIDPDTESLINEMVLSTPAELKVPLRWAALLYGRTSLDIAVNTGVHTGRDVIKALLAGATVVQVAATLLKNGIPYISTMLLDIQNWMEEKGYTTLPDFRGKLSQRNCDDPFAFERAQYVKLLSGAH, translated from the coding sequence ATGGCTGACCTCAAGACTACTTACATGGGCATCCCCCTCAGAAGCCCGGTGATGGTAGCCGCCAGCTCCGTTTCCAGCTACGTCGACCGTGTGCAGATGGCGGAAAGCGCCGGTGCTGGTGGGCTGGTTATCCGCTCCCTGTTTGAAGAGCAGATCTCCCTGGATCAGTGGCGGATGGAAGAAGCGCTCGCCATCGGAGCTGAGAGCTTCGCCGAAGCGGTGTCCTACTTCCCAAAGGTGGAACACGGCGGGATTAAGGAACACCTGATGTGGGTGGAAAAGACACGCAAGGCTGTCACCATGCCTATCTTCGCCAGCCTGAATGCCGTCTCACCAGGAGCCTGGACTACCTATGCACGGCAACTGGCTGATACCGGCGTCAACGGCCTGGAAATCAACGTCTATGCCGTACCTGCCGACCCGAATCAACCCGGCAGCGTCATCGAGCAGCAGCTTTACGATGTCATTGAAGCCATCAGGAAAGAGGTCTCACTGCCTATCGCGGTGAAACTCAGCCCGTTCTATACTGCCCCGGCCAATGTCGTCAAAGAACTGGAAAAGCGCGGGGTGAACGCGATAGTGATCTTCAACCGCTTCCTCCAGCCGGATATCGATCCAGACACCGAATCCCTCATCAACGAAATGGTCCTCAGCACCCCTGCCGAGTTGAAAGTACCCCTGCGTTGGGCGGCGCTGCTCTATGGCCGCACCAGCCTTGATATTGCTGTCAACACCGGTGTACACACCGGACGCGACGTCATCAAAGCGCTCCTGGCCGGTGCAACGGTTGTACAGGTCGCCGCAACACTGTTGAAAAACGGGATTCCCTACATCTCTACGATGCTGCTGGACATCCAGAACTGGATGGAGGAAAAAGGCTACACCACCCTGCCTGACTTCCGGGGCAAGCTCAGCCAGAGGAATTGCGATGATCCCTTCGCCTTTGAGCGGGCCCAGTACGTCAAACTGCTCAGCGGCGCGCACTGA
- the nifJ gene encoding pyruvate:ferredoxin (flavodoxin) oxidoreductase, giving the protein MADQEARRIVTIDANTAAAHVAHALSEVIAIYPITPSSPMGELADEKSANNETNIWGTVPTVVEMQSEGGAAGAVHGAMTTGALTTTFTASQGLLLMIPNMYKIAGELTPTVFHVAARSLAAQGLSIFGDHSDVMAARSTGFAMLASNNVQEAMDFALIAHAATLKARVPFVHFFDGFRTSHEIQKVEELSQDTMRAMIDEEALAAHRARALSPDRPVIRGTAQNPDVYFQGRETVNRYYLLAAEVVQQCMNDLARLTGRQYHLFDYVGAPDAERVIVVMGSGAETVHEVVEKLQADGEKVGLVKVRLYRPFDNRAFVAALPKTVKKIAVLDRTKEPGATGEPLYLDVRAAVDEAVEEGVLSKSPLIVGGRYGLGSKEFNPGMAKAVFDNLAADRPKNHFTIGIIDDVAGTSLEWDDSWSSEPAGVHTAVFWGLGSDGTVGANKNTIKIIGEATDYYTQGYFVYDSKKAGTRTVSHLRFSKHPIRSPYLVQKTNFLACHNFSFLERYEMLSALKEGGTFLLNSPYGADEVWDHLPREVQEALIEKKAKFYVIDALGIAKSLGLGGRINTTMQAAYFAISGVLPEDEAQRMIELAIEDTYGKKGKAVVEMNVRAAAIAKERIQEVKVPAKATSTIRIAPPVPDDAPEFVRKVTAEIIAGRGDWLPVSAMPVDGTFPVGTTKYEKRNIASEIPVWEPDICIQCNQCSFVCPHAAIRTKVYDASYANGNAPKTFKSVDATGRQFAGMKFTVQVAPEDCTGCSLCVEACPAFEKVNGVKTDKKAINMAPQAPLREAEAENFAYFLSIPDTDPSLFSRFSVKGSQLLRPLFEFSGACAGCGETPYIKLMTQLFGDRVLIANATGCSSIYGGNLPTTPYTTRADGRGPAWSNSLFEDNAEFGMGMRLTVDKLTQYAFELLDRAIQALPGQQELLTAIRDADQSEQEGIEAQRARVEQLKALLAKDGSKLAQQLLSVADYLVTKSVWIIGGDGWAYDIGYGGLDHVLASGANVNILVLDTAVYSNTGGQASKATPRAAVAKFAAAGKPARKKDLGMMAMSYGNVYVAQVAMGANMTHTVRAFREAEAYPGPSLIIAYAHCIAHGIDMAKGLDVQKEAVESGFWPLYRYNPAVEQGKNPFSLDSKMDIEQLEEFMYKQGRFNILRKADPERASKLAELVHQDVLERWQQYQRLAEA; this is encoded by the coding sequence ATGGCTGATCAAGAAGCGCGCCGGATCGTCACCATTGATGCCAATACGGCGGCGGCTCATGTTGCCCATGCACTGAGCGAAGTCATCGCGATCTATCCGATCACGCCTTCCTCTCCAATGGGCGAACTGGCCGATGAGAAATCGGCCAACAACGAGACGAATATCTGGGGGACTGTGCCGACTGTGGTTGAAATGCAGTCGGAAGGCGGCGCGGCTGGTGCGGTGCACGGTGCGATGACAACCGGGGCACTCACGACCACTTTCACGGCTTCGCAGGGTCTGCTCCTGATGATCCCCAACATGTACAAGATCGCCGGGGAGCTGACACCTACGGTCTTCCATGTGGCAGCGCGCTCGCTGGCGGCGCAGGGATTGTCCATTTTTGGCGATCATTCGGATGTGATGGCAGCCCGTTCTACCGGCTTCGCCATGCTGGCGTCCAATAATGTCCAGGAAGCCATGGACTTTGCGCTGATTGCGCATGCGGCGACGCTTAAGGCGCGTGTGCCGTTTGTCCACTTCTTCGATGGCTTCCGCACGTCGCATGAGATTCAGAAGGTTGAAGAACTGAGCCAGGACACGATGCGGGCGATGATCGACGAAGAGGCTCTGGCAGCCCATCGCGCACGCGCGCTTAGCCCAGATCGCCCGGTGATTCGTGGCACGGCTCAGAACCCCGATGTGTACTTCCAGGGGCGCGAGACGGTCAATCGCTACTATTTGCTGGCCGCTGAGGTTGTGCAGCAGTGCATGAATGATCTGGCCAGACTCACGGGCCGCCAGTATCACCTGTTCGATTATGTCGGCGCACCTGACGCTGAACGCGTGATCGTGGTGATGGGGTCTGGCGCGGAGACGGTCCACGAGGTTGTCGAGAAGCTGCAAGCCGATGGCGAGAAGGTAGGCCTGGTCAAAGTGCGGCTGTACCGGCCGTTTGACAACCGGGCATTTGTGGCCGCTCTCCCCAAGACCGTCAAGAAGATCGCCGTGCTTGACCGCACCAAGGAACCCGGCGCGACCGGCGAGCCGTTGTACCTGGATGTCCGTGCGGCGGTTGACGAAGCGGTTGAGGAAGGCGTGCTCAGTAAGTCACCGCTGATTGTGGGCGGGCGCTATGGCCTGGGTTCCAAGGAATTTAATCCTGGCATGGCCAAGGCGGTGTTTGACAACCTGGCTGCCGACAGGCCCAAGAATCACTTCACCATCGGCATCATCGATGATGTGGCTGGCACCAGCCTGGAATGGGACGATAGCTGGTCCAGCGAACCGGCTGGCGTGCATACGGCTGTGTTCTGGGGCCTCGGCTCTGATGGTACGGTTGGCGCGAACAAGAACACGATCAAGATCATCGGCGAAGCGACCGACTACTACACGCAGGGCTACTTCGTCTACGATTCGAAGAAGGCTGGCACGCGCACTGTTTCGCACCTGCGCTTCAGCAAACATCCCATCCGCAGCCCTTACCTGGTACAGAAGACCAACTTCCTGGCCTGCCACAACTTCAGCTTCCTGGAGCGGTATGAGATGCTCAGCGCGCTCAAGGAAGGCGGCACGTTCCTGCTGAACAGCCCCTACGGCGCTGACGAAGTCTGGGATCATCTGCCGCGTGAAGTGCAGGAAGCCCTGATCGAGAAGAAGGCCAAGTTTTACGTCATCGATGCGCTGGGGATTGCCAAATCGCTCGGCCTCGGTGGGCGCATCAATACCACGATGCAGGCGGCTTATTTCGCGATCTCCGGTGTGCTTCCGGAGGACGAAGCGCAGCGCATGATCGAGCTGGCTATCGAAGACACCTATGGCAAGAAGGGCAAGGCGGTCGTGGAGATGAATGTCCGCGCTGCCGCGATTGCCAAAGAGCGTATCCAGGAAGTCAAGGTGCCGGCCAAGGCTACCAGCACGATTAGGATCGCTCCGCCTGTGCCGGATGATGCACCGGAATTCGTGCGCAAGGTGACGGCAGAGATCATCGCCGGAAGGGGGGACTGGTTGCCAGTCTCGGCTATGCCGGTGGATGGCACTTTCCCGGTGGGGACGACCAAGTATGAGAAGCGCAATATCGCTTCGGAAATCCCCGTCTGGGAGCCGGACATCTGCATCCAGTGTAACCAGTGTTCGTTTGTGTGCCCGCATGCGGCAATCCGCACCAAGGTGTACGATGCTTCCTATGCCAACGGCAATGCGCCCAAGACGTTCAAGTCTGTGGATGCGACCGGGCGTCAGTTTGCGGGGATGAAGTTCACGGTTCAGGTGGCGCCAGAGGACTGCACGGGTTGCTCGCTGTGCGTGGAGGCCTGTCCCGCCTTCGAGAAGGTCAACGGCGTTAAGACCGACAAGAAGGCCATTAACATGGCTCCGCAGGCGCCACTGCGGGAGGCTGAGGCCGAGAACTTCGCCTACTTCCTCTCTATTCCGGATACTGACCCGTCGCTGTTTAGCCGTTTCAGCGTCAAAGGTTCGCAGCTGCTGCGCCCGCTGTTTGAGTTCTCCGGCGCCTGCGCGGGTTGTGGGGAAACGCCCTACATCAAGCTGATGACGCAGTTGTTTGGCGACCGCGTTCTGATCGCCAACGCAACCGGCTGCTCATCGATCTACGGCGGCAACCTGCCGACTACACCTTACACCACGAGGGCAGATGGCCGTGGCCCGGCCTGGTCGAACTCGCTATTTGAGGACAACGCCGAGTTTGGCATGGGCATGCGGTTGACGGTCGACAAGCTGACTCAGTATGCCTTCGAACTTCTGGACAGAGCGATCCAGGCACTGCCGGGCCAACAGGAGCTGCTGACGGCTATCCGTGACGCTGACCAGAGCGAACAGGAAGGCATTGAAGCGCAGCGTGCCCGTGTTGAGCAGCTTAAAGCGTTGCTGGCCAAGGATGGCAGCAAACTGGCCCAGCAGCTTCTGTCGGTGGCCGACTACCTGGTGACCAAGAGTGTTTGGATCATCGGTGGCGATGGCTGGGCCTACGATATCGGCTACGGCGGTCTGGATCACGTGCTGGCATCCGGGGCGAATGTGAATATCCTGGTGCTTGATACGGCCGTCTACTCCAACACCGGCGGGCAGGCTTCCAAGGCTACGCCGCGCGCTGCAGTGGCCAAGTTCGCTGCGGCGGGCAAGCCGGCTCGCAAGAAGGACCTGGGTATGATGGCGATGAGCTACGGTAACGTCTATGTTGCCCAGGTGGCTATGGGCGCCAACATGACCCACACCGTCCGGGCCTTCCGCGAAGCCGAAGCCTATCCGGGGCCGTCCCTGATCATCGCCTACGCGCACTGCATCGCTCATGGCATTGATATGGCGAAAGGCCTCGATGTGCAGAAGGAAGCCGTGGAATCGGGCTTCTGGCCGCTGTACCGCTACAACCCCGCGGTGGAGCAGGGCAAGAATCCCTTCAGCCTGGATTCCAAGATGGATATCGAGCAGCTGGAGGAGTTCATGTACAAGCAGGGCCGCTTCAACATCCTGCGCAAAGCGGATCCAGAGCGCGCCAGTAAGCTGGCCGAGCTGGTTCACCAGGATGTCCTGGAGCGCTGGCAGCAATACCAGCGGCTGGCTGAAGCCTAG